The following proteins are encoded in a genomic region of Nitrospiraceae bacterium:
- a CDS encoding HD domain-containing protein, with protein MSVLEPLSSPFDGVSLLADPIHGYISITVPYQEPDSTEQTEKDLIDSPWVQRLRYILQLQSAHWVYPGAEHTRFQHSLGTMHLAGRFMARLYPSLCQTVSEVPSCHFLEELIRITALLHDIGHGPFCHFFDHHFLHQFHLTHEVIGQHIIRDHLGPIIKKIRRSPSGPFAPGEQLDPEHIAFLILKDPHKSTKYLPPWVIALQPLLGGIYTPDNCDYVLRDSYMCGVAIGPVDIERLLHYTFFTSQGLTIHQSGLPALQMFLHARLYLYANVYYHRTTRAIDIHLQEIFQPTMEILCKKNPLQSLPHYLQLTDWYVIETVRTWTHARSMHKRQLGMEWSQIIGRHVKWKTAFSTLLPIIQPASSSFQPQVFLSRMRRLLPTQYRHQDIRIDFAHKDPRPINLLNMGNFQIFVWNPAKGTVEKDILQKYLQYLPARMITLRVFSRDHSIDEILAKAAEETLRRHWPSLIQPA; from the coding sequence ATGTCCGTGCTAGAACCACTCTCATCACCGTTTGATGGCGTCTCGCTTCTTGCTGACCCTATTCACGGCTATATTTCCATCACCGTTCCCTATCAGGAACCGGATTCTACGGAACAGACCGAAAAGGATTTGATTGATTCTCCCTGGGTTCAACGTCTTCGGTATATCCTCCAACTTCAAAGTGCGCATTGGGTCTATCCGGGCGCCGAGCATACCCGCTTCCAGCACTCCCTCGGAACCATGCACCTGGCAGGTCGGTTTATGGCTCGCCTCTATCCGTCCCTTTGCCAAACCGTCTCCGAGGTACCATCCTGTCATTTTCTGGAAGAATTGATTCGTATAACAGCCCTGCTCCATGATATCGGACATGGCCCGTTTTGCCATTTTTTCGATCATCATTTCCTGCATCAATTTCATCTGACGCATGAAGTGATCGGCCAACACATTATCCGCGACCATTTGGGGCCAATTATCAAAAAGATCCGTCGGAGTCCATCCGGGCCATTTGCTCCAGGAGAGCAATTAGACCCGGAACATATCGCCTTCCTTATTCTCAAAGATCCTCATAAATCGACAAAGTATCTGCCGCCGTGGGTTATCGCCTTACAACCCCTTCTCGGGGGAATTTATACCCCGGACAATTGCGACTACGTCCTCAGGGATTCCTACATGTGCGGAGTAGCCATTGGCCCCGTAGATATTGAACGACTCCTTCATTACACCTTCTTTACATCACAGGGACTCACAATCCACCAATCAGGTCTTCCGGCATTGCAAATGTTTTTACACGCGCGACTCTATCTCTACGCCAACGTCTACTACCATCGCACCACACGGGCGATCGACATCCATCTTCAGGAAATTTTCCAACCCACCATGGAGATCCTGTGCAAAAAAAATCCTCTCCAGTCCTTACCGCATTACCTGCAGTTAACCGATTGGTACGTCATCGAAACGGTTCGTACATGGACGCACGCCCGTTCCATGCATAAACGACAATTGGGAATGGAGTGGAGTCAAATTATCGGAAGGCACGTGAAGTGGAAAACGGCATTCAGCACGCTGCTCCCCATCATTCAGCCGGCATCATCATCCTTTCAACCTCAGGTCTTTCTGAGCCGGATGCGTCGACTGTTACCTACTCAATATCGTCACCAGGATATTCGAATAGACTTTGCTCATAAGGACCCCCGCCCCATTAATTTGCTCAATATGGGAAACTTTCAAATATTCGTCTGGAACCCGGCCAAAGGCACGGTCGAAAAAGACATCCTTCAAAAATACCTCCAGTATCTTCCAGCCCGAATGATCACCCTGCGAGTATTCAGCCGGGATCATTCCATCGATGAGATCCTTGCTAAGGCTGCCGAGGAAACCCTACGCCGGCACTGGCCAAGTTTAATTCAACCGGCTTAA
- a CDS encoding DUF2062 domain-containing protein, which produces MVTLEAVRQQLTHVLHLRETPHRTALAFALGVFIAFAPHYLFHTASVVFCAWAFRLNFLALFLGSLINNPWTLIPILAASLYTGMLLMGASSSVTIEWGQMRVDNIFDMLSSYLIPFLVGACTLAFAGSLIAYPVMRWAITRYRRAKNS; this is translated from the coding sequence ATGGTAACTCTTGAGGCTGTCCGCCAACAATTGACACATGTCTTACATCTTCGGGAAACTCCTCACCGCACAGCTTTGGCATTTGCTCTAGGTGTGTTTATCGCCTTTGCACCGCATTATTTGTTCCACACCGCCAGCGTAGTATTTTGTGCCTGGGCCTTCCGGCTGAATTTTTTAGCACTCTTTCTGGGGTCCCTGATCAACAATCCCTGGACACTTATTCCAATTTTGGCCGCCAGTCTCTATACCGGAATGCTATTGATGGGCGCATCCTCATCAGTCACAATTGAGTGGGGTCAGATGAGGGTGGACAATATATTTGACATGCTTTCCTCCTACCTCATTCCTTTTCTCGTTGGGGCCTGTACCCTGGCGTTTGCCGGATCCTTGATCGCCTACCCCGTCATGCGATGGGCCATCACACGATACCGCAGGGCCAAGAATTCCTAG
- the thiL gene encoding thiamine-phosphate kinase: MSPSRRQALVSTIGEFQLIRALNGGFSLPGPRTLIGMGDDAAVLAHPSSAHLVISTDLLIENIHFSKNTSSFFDLGYKAAVANLSDMAAMGAIPSYILVAVALPSHVRYGDWKDLYRGLSVPCKAHGVQLVGGDTSASRSSLFLAITILGQVKPGQALTRSGAQKGDIIYVSGSLGNSAAGLDYLTHHPSRGKISKLRQPMKFLVKRHLQPTPRIALGRLLSSRRLASAALDLSDGLSGDIEHLCQQSRVGALIQEASLPMSPHLIAYASKMRVDPLSWALHGGEEYELLFTVSPQKQHRMELAVKQLRIPVTAIGVITPRRLGVQIAHQDGRTQKLVSHSYVHFQE, translated from the coding sequence ATGTCCCCTTCCCGCCGCCAGGCGCTCGTTTCAACAATAGGGGAATTCCAACTTATTCGCGCTCTGAATGGTGGATTTTCCCTGCCCGGCCCACGTACCCTCATTGGCATGGGAGACGATGCGGCGGTTCTGGCCCACCCCTCATCAGCCCACCTCGTCATATCCACCGACCTCCTCATTGAAAACATTCATTTCTCTAAAAATACCTCTTCATTTTTTGACCTTGGCTACAAGGCCGCCGTAGCCAATCTCAGCGACATGGCCGCGATGGGAGCCATTCCCTCGTATATCCTGGTGGCTGTAGCCCTTCCCTCTCATGTGAGATATGGAGACTGGAAGGACCTATATCGTGGGCTTTCCGTTCCTTGCAAAGCCCATGGGGTTCAACTTGTGGGTGGGGATACTTCAGCATCACGTTCCTCATTGTTTCTGGCAATCACCATACTCGGACAGGTTAAACCCGGCCAGGCGTTAACACGGAGTGGGGCTCAGAAGGGAGATATCATCTATGTCAGTGGGTCCTTAGGTAACTCAGCTGCAGGATTGGACTATCTGACCCATCACCCTTCGCGCGGAAAGATTTCAAAATTGCGCCAACCCATGAAGTTTTTAGTTAAGCGCCATCTCCAGCCCACCCCTCGTATTGCCTTAGGACGGTTGCTGTCTTCGCGCCGTTTGGCTTCGGCGGCCTTAGACCTATCTGATGGCCTCTCAGGAGATATCGAACATTTATGCCAACAAAGCCGAGTGGGTGCCCTCATTCAGGAAGCCAGCCTTCCCATGTCACCTCATCTCATCGCCTATGCTTCAAAGATGAGGGTAGATCCTCTATCCTGGGCTCTCCACGGAGGAGAAGAATATGAATTACTATTTACCGTGTCTCCCCAGAAACAACACCGCATGGAATTGGCCGTCAAACAACTCCGGATTCCTGTCACTGCCATTGGTGTCATTACCCCTCGTCGTTTAGGAGTGCAAATAGCGCATCAAGACGGCAGAACTCAAAAATTGGTATCGCACAGTTATGTCCATTTTCAGGAGTAA